A window of Deinococcus detaillensis contains these coding sequences:
- a CDS encoding LysR family transcriptional regulator encodes MELRHLRHFVALAEEQHFGRAAERVYVVQQALSNSIKNLEDEVGVPLVLRTTRKVQLTPAGKEFLEAARATLGEADKVIERARRAARGEVGRLTLGFVSGLVFGGLPEVVRTFRQRYPNVSVELRELTAQEQEEGLRSSQLDIGLMLLPVRDPSFVAEALWRQDLVVALPSSHPLAQRERLNISDFKDEPFVFFPRQIRATYYDQVMRWCAAAGYTPRIVQEAIEVPTLLSLVAAGIGVFLPIRFFQRVSLPGVTYRIIEGAPVVDIVAVWRRQEGNPVVRAFLTVAREVLAVERIGEE; translated from the coding sequence ATGGAACTGCGCCACCTGCGCCACTTCGTCGCCCTCGCTGAAGAGCAGCACTTTGGCCGCGCCGCCGAGCGGGTCTACGTGGTGCAGCAAGCGCTTTCCAATTCCATCAAGAATTTAGAAGACGAAGTGGGTGTGCCGCTGGTGCTGCGAACCACCCGCAAAGTGCAGCTCACCCCCGCCGGGAAAGAGTTTTTGGAAGCGGCGCGGGCCACCTTAGGCGAGGCCGACAAAGTGATCGAACGCGCCCGGCGGGCGGCGCGGGGCGAAGTCGGGCGGCTGACGCTGGGCTTTGTGTCGGGCTTGGTGTTCGGCGGCTTGCCGGAAGTGGTGCGAACCTTCCGGCAGCGCTACCCGAATGTCAGCGTAGAGCTGCGCGAACTCACCGCCCAGGAACAAGAAGAAGGCCTGCGCAGCAGCCAGCTCGACATCGGACTGATGCTGCTGCCGGTGCGCGATCCCAGTTTCGTGGCCGAAGCGCTGTGGCGGCAAGACTTGGTGGTGGCGCTGCCGAGCTCGCACCCGCTGGCGCAGCGAGAACGTCTGAACATCAGCGATTTCAAAGACGAGCCGTTCGTGTTTTTTCCGCGCCAGATCCGCGCGACGTATTACGACCAGGTCATGCGCTGGTGCGCTGCGGCGGGCTACACCCCGCGCATCGTGCAGGAAGCCATCGAAGTGCCCACCTTGCTGTCTTTGGTGGCGGCGGGCATCGGGGTGTTTTTGCCGATCCGGTTTTTTCAGCGCGTTTCGCTGCCCGGCGTCACCTACCGGATCATTGAGGGCGCTCCGGTGGTGGACATCGTGGCGGTGTGGCGCAGGCAAGAAGGCAACCCG